AACCTCCGTATGTTTTTTGGGGTCGTAAAAATCGAAAGTTTGGAGTTGAGTGGTTCCAAAATGCTGTTGGATCAACTGGCTTGTCTCGTCAAACCCCGCATGAATGTTCACAATGGTTTTCGGAATCTCATCCAGTTCATTTAACCAGTTGAGAGAATAGAGTTCCGAGGCATCGTAAACGTAGAAAGTGACCAAAAGAGATATACTTGTTGTAGCTAAGATCAATACTGCGATGACATGCGCCACGGTGGACAAACTCCCCAAACCGTTAGCAACGATCAGAAGCAAAATGGCCAAACCAAATGCCAGAACGAAGAAATGCCAATTGAAACTTATAACTGTCCAAATACCTTGGAATGGTTTTCTCATCCTTTCCACTTTTCTTTTCGTCCCTTCTTCCATGAGTAGGGAATTTCGGTGATGATGAAAGCGTTAGCGAGCTGCTTGCTGCTTAAACCGAGACTGTCTAGGTATGCAAATTGCTGATTCAGCACTTCAATTGGTCTTGGGTTCCAATTCTGTCTTACTCCTTCAATGATCAGAACCTCTTTTTTGCTTTCATCATAGGTAAAAGTAAATGGCAGCGGACCAGCAAAACGCCTCGCTTCTTTCCAGTCTGAAAAGGGCGATCCCAACGGCAGTTTAGCATCCTCTGTTGCAACATTCACCTCAAGTTCGAAATCTGATTTGGTTGAGTCGATTTTCAGAACGCCATTGGTGTTCTCCGAGCGAATGTCCGTTGTGGAATAATTGTAATGGGTGAACAGATTACCGAAAAACTCCATTTTCTTTCGGTCCGTTTCTGATTTGATGATGTAGAGACCACGAAGGTTTTTTCCAGCACGGGTCGTGTATCTCACGAAGATCCGATAGCCGATCAGAAAAAAATCGTTTCCAAGGAATTTTGGAAATCCTTTTGGACGAAGGCCTTTGGTTTGAACCATCGCTACAGCAACAAATGCCCATTTGTCATCGAACGTGTCAAGACGTAGGCATTCAGGAATGAGCGGCTGTAGATCCTCTTTTGGAATAGCAAACGTGAGAACCACCGAACTATCGAAGTAAGCATTAACCGCAAACGGATGATCTTTTAGGAAGTCAAGCATGCTATTTCGGGTTCAATTTGAATTCGCGGTAATAGACAAAAGACACAAACAATACAGCAAACATGGCGTTAAACCGTCCCCAAAGTAATAGGTCTGGAACCAGAATGAACTCAAGTACATTCATTGTAAGAACAATGACAATTTGAGCAACAGCATTGAATTTTGAGGCCACTCTGCTCAAAACCCAAACACCCATTAGAATTTCTGAAAAGCCAATGCCTACTGTTAGAAAAGGACCGTAATCAGCGCCTAGAATTTGGGAGACAATCATTTCGTGCCTCGGAACAAGTCCGAAAACCTTGCAAACAAGTCCGTTTATAAACCAGACCAACGCCACCAAGAAGCCTGAGTATTTGTATAAAAGAGACCGATTCATGATGTGGTTTTCGAAAGTAGCGAATATGAAAGCTAAACGATCAAATGTTTCTGCAACAATTGACCGTTCATAA
The nucleotide sequence above comes from Flavobacteriales bacterium. Encoded proteins:
- a CDS encoding DUF2071 domain-containing protein, encoding MLDFLKDHPFAVNAYFDSSVVLTFAIPKEDLQPLIPECLRLDTFDDKWAFVAVAMVQTKGLRPKGFPKFLGNDFFLIGYRIFVRYTTRAGKNLRGLYIIKSETDRKKMEFFGNLFTHYNYSTTDIRSENTNGVLKIDSTKSDFELEVNVATEDAKLPLGSPFSDWKEARRFAGPLPFTFTYDESKKEVLIIEGVRQNWNPRPIEVLNQQFAYLDSLGLSSKQLANAFIITEIPYSWKKGRKEKWKG
- a CDS encoding DoxX-like family protein, giving the protein MNRSLLYKYSGFLVALVWFINGLVCKVFGLVPRHEMIVSQILGADYGPFLTVGIGFSEILMGVWVLSRVASKFNAVAQIVIVLTMNVLEFILVPDLLLWGRFNAMFAVLFVSFVYYREFKLNPK